A single Triticum dicoccoides isolate Atlit2015 ecotype Zavitan chromosome 2A, WEW_v2.0, whole genome shotgun sequence DNA region contains:
- the LOC119351973 gene encoding putative invertase inhibitor — protein MMRHWQAPSCLLVLLFVLVSSEASTLEDTCKSVGASKKDIGYDYCIKFFQGDSASATADRHGLVVIATKITRGEAANTRKRIDALKASVTDKKVSGCLSDCRMHYTAALKWLEAAAEGVKSGNLQDAKTNLTAVILGTDTCEERFRELGVVSPLAAEDAEFSKGCSIALAITTML, from the coding sequence ATGATGAGGCATTGGCAAGCTCCCTCCTGTCTCCTCgtgctcctcttcgtcctcgtctccTCCGAGGCTTCCACTCTAGAGGACACATGCAAGTCCGTCGGCGCAAGCAAGAAGGACATCGGCTACGACTACTGCATCAAGTTCTTCCAGGGCGACAGCGCCAGCGCCACCGCGGACAGGCACGGCCTCGTCGTCATCGCCACTAAGATCACCCGAGGAGAGGCCGCGAACACCCGCAAGCGCATCGATGCCCTCAAGGCCTCGGTGACGGACAAGAAGGTCAGCGGGTGCCTCTCCGACTGCCGGATGCACTACACGGCGGCGCTGAAATGGCTCGAAGCCGCCGCGGAGGGCGTCAAGTCGGGTAATTTGCAGGACGCGAAGACGAACCTCACGGCCGTGATATTGGGCACGGACACCTGCGAGGAAAGGTTCCGCGAGCTGGGCGTCGTGTCGCCGCTGGCCGCCGAGGACGCTGAGTTCTCCAAGGGCTGCTCCATCGCGCTCGCCATAACCACCATGTTGTAG